Proteins from a genomic interval of Candidatus Latescibacterota bacterium:
- a CDS encoding IS3 family transposase, protein MNKLTTAERQEVLAVANSPKYRELSPKQIVPRLADEGRYVASESTFYRTLREENQLTHRERCRPATHRRPREKVATGSCQVWSWDITYLRTTIAGQFFYLYMILDVWSRKIMAATVFSKECGQNSALLFVEAFHRHAANPK, encoded by the coding sequence GTGAACAAGCTGACAACGGCTGAGCGGCAAGAAGTCCTGGCCGTTGCCAATTCACCCAAGTATCGAGAACTGTCGCCCAAGCAGATTGTGCCTCGTTTGGCCGATGAAGGCCGCTACGTTGCGTCGGAATCGACCTTCTACCGGACCCTGCGGGAGGAGAATCAACTGACTCACCGGGAACGCTGTCGTCCGGCAACACACCGCCGTCCCCGCGAAAAAGTAGCCACCGGCTCCTGTCAGGTGTGGTCTTGGGATATCACCTATTTGAGGACCACTATTGCCGGCCAGTTTTTTTATCTCTACATGATCCTGGATGTTTGGAGTCGCAAGATCATGGCAGCGACCGTCTTCTCCAAGGAATGCGGTCAGAACAGTGCGCTGTTGTTCGTCGAAGCATTCCACCGGCACGCTGCCAATCCGAAG